A DNA window from Trichosurus vulpecula isolate mTriVul1 chromosome 2, mTriVul1.pri, whole genome shotgun sequence contains the following coding sequences:
- the LOC118840201 gene encoding olfactory receptor 51E1, giving the protein MLFPSGNETSATYFILIGLPGIEATHFWLAFPLCFLYLVAVLGNLTIIYIIKTERSLHEPMYLFLCMLSTIDILISTSSMPKMLAIFWFNATTIQFDACLVQMFAIHSLSGMESTVLLAMAFDRYVAICHPLRHAAVFTSPRISKIGLAAVIRGAVLMAPLPIFIKRLPFCRSNILSHSYCLHQDVMKLACADIRINVIYGLIVIISAIGLDSVLISLSYLLILKTVLGLTREAQSKAFSTCVSHVCAVFIFFVPFIGLSMVHRFGKRTGSNLHIIMANVYLIVPPVLNPIVYGVKTKQIRQRIVQHFLSASGNSDL; this is encoded by the coding sequence ATGTTATTTCCCAGTGGTAATGAAACAAGCGCCACCTACTttatcctaattggtctcccaggCATAGAGGCAACCCATTTTTGGCTGGCCTTTCCTCTGTGCTTTCTGTACCTCGTTGCTGTATTGGGCAACCTCACCATCATTTACATCATAAAAACAGAGCGGAGTCTACATGAGCCCATGTACCTCTTCCTATGCATGCTCTCTACAATTGATATCCTTATCTCTACTTCCTCCATGCCCAAGATGTTGGCTATCTTCTGGTTCAATGCCACCACTATCCAGTTTGATGCTTGCTTAGTACAGATGTTTGCCATCCATTCCCTTTCTGGCATGGAGTCCACTGTCCTCCTGGCCATGGCCTTTGACCGCTATGTGGCTATTTGCCACCCTTTGCGCCATGCTGCTGTGTTCACCTCACCTCGTATTTCCAAGATTGGCTTGGCAGCTGTAATTCGAGGGGCAGTCCTCATGGCCCCATTACCCATCTTCATCAAACGCCTCCCCTTCTGCCGTTCTAACATCCTTTCCCATTCCTACTGCCTCCACCAGGATGTCATGAAACTAGCATGTGCTGACATCCGTATTAATGTGATCTATGGCCTCATTGTTATAATCTCTGCCATTGGTCTGGATTCAGTTCTCATATCCCTCTCATACTTACTCATTCTCAAGACTGTATTGGGCCTGACACGGGAGGCCCAGTCAAAGGCCTTCAGCACCTGTGTTTCCCATGTCTGTGCagtctttatcttttttgttcCCTTCATTGGCCTATCTATGGTACACCGCTTTGGCAAAAGGACTGGCTCTAACTTACACATTATCATGGCCAATGTGTACCTGATAGTACCTCCTGTGCTAAACCCTATTGTCTATGGTGTGAAGACTAAACAGATTCGCCAGCGAATTGTACAGCattttctctcagcctcaggcaACTCAGACTTGTAG
- the LOC118839144 gene encoding olfactory receptor 51I2-like isoform X2, which translates to MSLLHSHKNSSFFQPSAFLLIGIPGLEAVHRWVSIPFSSIYTVALTGNCLILLAVRRTPSLHQPMYYFLSMLALTDLGLTMCTLPTTLSVLWFDYRHIAFDACLVQMFFLHSFSVVESSVLLAMSFDRFVAISNPLRYASVLTNSVIGRIGMTIVARATVSLFPVPFLLKRLNFCPRKILLSHSFCFHADVMKRACADITVNILYGLYVVLSTVGIDSLLIVLSYGLILHTVMGLASPRERIRALNTCVSHILAVLVFYIPVIGVSMIHRFGRHAPPIVHALVAYVYLIVPPVLNPIIYSVKSKHIREALIKMLRRKDQG; encoded by the coding sequence ATGTCCCTTCTCCACTCCCACAAGAACAGCTCTTTCTTCCAGCCATCTGCTTTCCTGCTGATTGGCATTCCAGGTCTGGAAGCTGTACATAGATGggtctccatccctttctcttccatttacactgtggCTCTCACAGGCAACTGTCTGATCCTGCTAGCTGTGAGGAGGACTCCCAGTCTGCACCAGCCCATGTATTACTTCCTTTCCATGTTGGCTCTCACTGATCTGGGTCTTACTATGTGCACACTTCCCACAACCTTGTCTGTACTCTGGTTTGACTATCGCCACATAGCCTTCGATGCCTGCTTGGTCCAGATgtttttcctccattccttctctgTTGTGGAGTCTTCAGTGCTTCTGGCCATGTCTTTTGACCGCTTTGTGGCCATCTCTAACCCACTGCGCTATGCCTCTGTCCTTACCAACAGTGTCATTGGCAGGATTGGAATGACTATTGTGGCTCGTGCCACTGTCTCACTCTTTCCTGTCCCTTTCTTGCTCAAGAGGCTGAACTTTTGTCCTAGAAAAATTCTTCTGTcccattcattttgttttcatgcAGATGTTATGAAACGGGCCTGTGCTGACATCACTGTCAATATCCTATATGGACTCTATGTAGTGCTGTCTACAGTGGGCATTGATTCCTTGCTAATTGTTCTCTCCTATGGACTCATCTTACATACAGTGATGGGTTTGGCCTCTCCTCGAGAACGGATTCGGGCCCTTAACACCTGTGTTTCCCACATTCTGGCTGTTTTGGTCTTCTACATCCCAGTAATTGGAGTGTCCATGATCCACCGCTTTGGTAGGCATGCACCCCCCATTGTTCATGCCCTTGTTGCCTATGTCTATTTGATTGTGCCCCCTGTTCTCAATCCTATCATCTATAGTGTCAAGTCCAAGCACATCCGCGAGGCACTGATCAAAATGCTAAGGAGAAAGGACCAGGGGTGA
- the LOC118839144 gene encoding olfactory receptor 51I2-like isoform X1 produces MVSSQLFIPNSSFFQPSAFLLIGIPGLEAVHRWVSIPFSSIYTVALTGNCLILLAVRRTPSLHQPMYYFLSMLALTDLGLTMCTLPTTLSVLWFDYRHIAFDACLVQMFFLHSFSVVESSVLLAMSFDRFVAISNPLRYASVLTNSVIGRIGMTIVARATVSLFPVPFLLKRLNFCPRKILLSHSFCFHADVMKRACADITVNILYGLYVVLSTVGIDSLLIVLSYGLILHTVMGLASPRERIRALNTCVSHILAVLVFYIPVIGVSMIHRFGRHAPPIVHALVAYVYLIVPPVLNPIIYSVKSKHIREALIKMLRRKDQG; encoded by the exons ATGGTGTCCTCCCAATTATTTATCCCt AACAGCTCTTTCTTCCAGCCATCTGCTTTCCTGCTGATTGGCATTCCAGGTCTGGAAGCTGTACATAGATGggtctccatccctttctcttccatttacactgtggCTCTCACAGGCAACTGTCTGATCCTGCTAGCTGTGAGGAGGACTCCCAGTCTGCACCAGCCCATGTATTACTTCCTTTCCATGTTGGCTCTCACTGATCTGGGTCTTACTATGTGCACACTTCCCACAACCTTGTCTGTACTCTGGTTTGACTATCGCCACATAGCCTTCGATGCCTGCTTGGTCCAGATgtttttcctccattccttctctgTTGTGGAGTCTTCAGTGCTTCTGGCCATGTCTTTTGACCGCTTTGTGGCCATCTCTAACCCACTGCGCTATGCCTCTGTCCTTACCAACAGTGTCATTGGCAGGATTGGAATGACTATTGTGGCTCGTGCCACTGTCTCACTCTTTCCTGTCCCTTTCTTGCTCAAGAGGCTGAACTTTTGTCCTAGAAAAATTCTTCTGTcccattcattttgttttcatgcAGATGTTATGAAACGGGCCTGTGCTGACATCACTGTCAATATCCTATATGGACTCTATGTAGTGCTGTCTACAGTGGGCATTGATTCCTTGCTAATTGTTCTCTCCTATGGACTCATCTTACATACAGTGATGGGTTTGGCCTCTCCTCGAGAACGGATTCGGGCCCTTAACACCTGTGTTTCCCACATTCTGGCTGTTTTGGTCTTCTACATCCCAGTAATTGGAGTGTCCATGATCCACCGCTTTGGTAGGCATGCACCCCCCATTGTTCATGCCCTTGTTGCCTATGTCTATTTGATTGTGCCCCCTGTTCTCAATCCTATCATCTATAGTGTCAAGTCCAAGCACATCCGCGAGGCACTGATCAAAATGCTAAGGAGAAAGGACCAGGGGTGA